One region of Gigantopelta aegis isolate Gae_Host chromosome 7, Gae_host_genome, whole genome shotgun sequence genomic DNA includes:
- the LOC121377546 gene encoding E3 ubiquitin-protein ligase DTX4-like, whose amino-acid sequence MYKKYKSEKRTEEYVMSEASSRPSSDQGTKEFTTKHNIKVKVFSADISKVPTKAVVAEVNGKPPDELPPETTLLYQAVGPQLRTIEKESTCQEGILISRTGGTKLKIDLLFHVHIIAFSSKNPDVWVGEMKKTYEGIFKTANLRKIRSLTMPLLSGGAPTDVAAEAVVRAIAAYKSSGTVREFNIVTLDRKLTSEIVSVCKQIFQNQSEIESDASQNYEPESSTSGDLKKKTLEKTNAKHGTEKLKQRTRKSLDSSTNATSSEITVDQLAIIDNSNQRNGPLKNDDGLDNGKSSSEGSTGNASKIPVKKSGQTAVVNGATGDAIHGNDVGKDEDGEKDDVDDDSPNDDAKRVEKEVKKGGNQDETAAEKEERKQEEDDNTCVICMDTITDRKKLEKCGHVFCRACIDKCFQTFKPICPSCNTVYGIIMGDQPPGSMTCTTASDRLPGYEQYSTIVINYSFSNGIQTKDHPHPGKLYYGTHRTAYLPDSPDGRKVRRLLQKAFDRKLTFTVGRSATTGKDDCVIWNDIHHKTNTHGGAQGFGYPDSTYLTRVQEELASKGVTDD is encoded by the exons atgtataagaaatacaa ATCAGAGAAACGTACTGAAGAGTACGTGATGTCGGAGGCCTCCAGCCGCCCATCCTCCGACCAAGGAACTAAAGAGTTTACCACGAAGCACAACATCAAGGTAAAAGTCTTTTCTGCTGATATTTCGAAAGTCCCCACGAAGGCTGTGGTGGCAGAAGTTAACGGTAAACCTCCAGATGAACTGCCCCCAGAGACTACACTGCTTTATCAAGCCGTGGGGCCACAGCTGAGAACAATTGAAAAGGAGAGCACATGCCAAGAAGGGATACTAATTTCTCGCACCGGCGGAACGAAACTAAAGATTGACTTACTGTTCCATGTCCACATAATTGCATTTTCGTCAAAGAATCCAGATGTCTGGGTAGGAGAGATGAAAAAGACTTACGAAGGCATTTTTAAAACGGCAAATCTCCGGAAAATTAGATCTCTGACGATGCCGTTATTGT CTGGTGGTGCCCCAACTGATGTGGCTGCAGAAGCAGTTGTACGAGCTATTGCGGCTTACAAATCGAGTGGAACCGTGCGAGAGTTCAACATTGTCACTCTGGACAGAAAACTCACTTCAGAAATTGTTTCAGTTTGTAAACAGATATTTCAAAATCAAAGTGAAATTGAAAGTGATGCCTCTCAAAACTATGAACCAGAATCCTCGACCTCTGGGGACCTGAAGAAGAAAACTCTAGAAAAGACTAACGCGAAACACGGGACAGAAAAGTTGAAACAACGTACTAGAAAAAGTCTAGACTCTTCCACTAATGCCACCAGTTCTGAGATCACAGTTGACCAATTAGCAATAATCGACAATTCCAATCAAAGGAATGGTCCGCTGAAAAATGATGATGGGCTTGATAATGGGAAAAGTTCTTCAGAAGGTAGTACAGGCAATGCTTCAAAAATTCCAGTAAAGAAAAGTGGTCAGACTGCAGTGGTGAATGGAGCGACTGGTGACGCAATACATGGAAATGATGTAGGTAAAGATGAGGATGGGGAAAaagatgatgttgatgatgattcTCCTAATGATGATGCAAAGAGAGTAGAAAAAGAAGTGAAGAAAGGAGGAAATCAAGATGAAACTGCAGCAGAGAAAGAAGAACGGAAACAAGAGGAAGATGATAACACCTGTGTTATTTGCATGGACACGATCACGGACCGCAAGAAGCTGGAGAAATGTGGTCACGTGTTTTGTAGAGCGTGTATAGACAAGTGCTTCCAGACGTTCAAGCCCATCTGCCCATCCTGTAACACTGTGTACGGTATCATCATGGGAGACCAGCCCCCAGGCTCCATGACATGTACCACTGCGAGCGACCGTCTGCCAGGCTACGAACAGTACAGCACCATAGTGATTAACTACAGCTTCAGCAATGGAATCCAAACG AAGGACCACCCACATCCTGGCAAACTGTATTACGGAACACACAGGACGGCATATCTGCCTGACAGTCCAGATGGACGGAAAGTTCGCCGTCTGCTCCAGAAAGCCTTTGACCGGAAGCTGACGTTTACAGTTGGTCGCTCAGCAACAACAGGCAAAGACGACTGTGTAATATGGAATGATATCCACCATAAGACTAACACCCATGGTGGAGCACAGGG TTTTGGGTATCCGGACTCCACCTACCTGACCAGAGTACAGGAAGAACTCGCCAGCAAGGGCGTCACGGATGACTGA